The DNA region CCTATCACGCGGAGGTTCGGGCGCTGCTTGCGCCGAGGCTTGAGGGCGAGGACTTGGCGTGGGTGGAGCGCGAGACCGCGCCGCTTTAACCCCCCCGTCCCGGGCTTGACCCGGGGCCTAGCTGACTTGTGCCGCTCGCAACCGATTGAAAGAAAAGCGGGGTCCCGGGTCAAGCCCGGGACGGGGGAAGGATGCTTGAAGCACCCCCAATGTTCCTATAATGTTCCCCCATCGATTCGCATCACATGGGAGGAAACACGATGATCGGCTACGTCACCTTGGGCACCAATGATCTGCCGCGTGCGGCGGCGTTCTATGACGCGTTGGCCGCGCATTTCGGGGTCGGGCGAATGATGGATACCGAAGCCTTCATCGCCTGGGGCGAATGGGGCGGCGCGCCGGGGATTGCGGCGACGTTGCCGTTTGATGGCGAGCCCGCCACGGTGGGCAACGGGGTGATGGTCGCGCTCGAAGTGAAGACGCCGGAAGATGTCGATGCGATCCACGGTATCGCGATGGCGCACGGCGGGAGCGACGAAGGCGCGCCCGGCCCGCGCGGCGAGGACGGGTTCTATGCCGGCTATTTCCGCGATCCCGATGGCAACAAGCTCAACGCCTTCTGCATGATCGCCGCCACCGAAGCCCCGGCATGACCGCGTCCCGGCTGGAGGAGCGGTTCATCCATCTCGGCCTCGGCGCCAAGGCCGAGGTGCTGCCGCCCTTCACCGGGATGGAGTGGTACGAAGCCTATGGCGCGCGTGCTGCCGCTGACGGGGCGGAAGGGCGACTGGTCTCGCAATATACCTTCACGACAAGCTGGGCCGCGTGGGAAATGCACCCGGCGGGCGCCGAAGTGGTGATCTGCGTGGCGGGGTCGATGGTGCTGGTGCAGGAGT from uncultured Erythrobacter sp. includes:
- a CDS encoding cupin domain-containing protein → MTASRLEERFIHLGLGAKAEVLPPFTGMEWYEAYGARAAADGAEGRLVSQYTFTTSWAAWEMHPAGAEVVICVAGSMVLVQEFPDGRLDSVTLTPGDYAINPPGVWHTADVAESATAIFITAGEGTEHRPR
- a CDS encoding VOC family protein — translated: MIGYVTLGTNDLPRAAAFYDALAAHFGVGRMMDTEAFIAWGEWGGAPGIAATLPFDGEPATVGNGVMVALEVKTPEDVDAIHGIAMAHGGSDEGAPGPRGEDGFYAGYFRDPDGNKLNAFCMIAATEAPA